The following are from one region of the Petrotoga mobilis SJ95 genome:
- the wecB gene encoding non-hydrolyzing UDP-N-acetylglucosamine 2-epimerase — MKIAMIFGTRPEAIKMAPLYKKLKEENMEVKVIATAQHREMLDQVLNLFEIKPDYDLNIMTKNQTLPQLTSKLVTEIDKILKIEPFDYILVQGDTTSTFVGSLAAFYNKIFVGHVEAGLRTNDIYNPFPEEMNRRLTGTIAKHHFASTQKAKDNLLKEGVEEKNIIVTGNTVIDALLWVKENKNKDIEKIKEKYNIKNKKFILVTMHRRENWGKPIENVMKAIKRYLHENEEMHIVFPVHLNPIVRESVYKILGNEEKAILIDPVEYLEFIALMDESHYIMTDSGGIQEEAPTLGKPTLVLRETTERPEAIEAGTAKLIGTQEEQVYQAMKELETEKYAQMSKASNPFGDGKASQRIVEFLKKRYYS, encoded by the coding sequence ATGAAAATAGCGATGATATTTGGAACACGGCCAGAAGCAATAAAAATGGCACCATTATACAAAAAGCTGAAAGAAGAAAATATGGAGGTAAAAGTAATAGCAACCGCTCAGCACAGAGAAATGCTCGATCAAGTGTTGAATCTTTTCGAAATAAAACCAGACTACGACTTAAATATAATGACAAAAAATCAAACTCTACCACAACTAACTTCAAAACTAGTTACAGAGATAGATAAAATACTAAAAATTGAACCATTCGATTACATACTAGTACAAGGGGATACAACCTCCACTTTTGTTGGAAGTCTCGCTGCTTTTTACAACAAAATATTTGTTGGGCACGTGGAAGCGGGTTTAAGAACGAACGACATATACAACCCCTTCCCAGAAGAAATGAACAGAAGACTAACAGGTACAATTGCAAAGCATCACTTTGCTTCTACCCAAAAGGCAAAAGATAACCTACTAAAAGAAGGTGTAGAAGAAAAAAACATAATAGTAACAGGGAACACGGTTATAGATGCATTACTATGGGTAAAAGAAAATAAAAACAAAGATATAGAAAAGATAAAAGAAAAGTACAACATAAAGAACAAAAAGTTTATCTTAGTAACCATGCATAGAAGGGAGAACTGGGGAAAACCGATAGAAAACGTGATGAAAGCGATAAAAAGGTATCTACACGAAAACGAAGAAATGCATATAGTATTTCCAGTTCACTTAAATCCGATAGTGAGAGAAAGTGTGTATAAAATACTTGGGAATGAGGAAAAAGCGATATTGATAGATCCTGTTGAATACTTAGAATTCATCGCGTTAATGGACGAAAGTCATTACATAATGACAGATTCAGGAGGGATACAAGAAGAAGCACCCACATTGGGCAAACCAACGTTGGTATTAAGAGAAACAACGGAAAGGCCTGAAGCAATAGAAGCGGGAACAGCAAAATTAATAGGAACACAAGAAGAACAAGTGTATCAAGCCATGAAAGAACTAGAAACAGAAAAATATGCTCAAATGAGCAAAGCGAGCAACCCTTTTGGGGATGGCAAGGCATCTCAAAGAATCGTTGAATTTTTGAAAAAAAGATATTACTCTTGA